The following coding sequences are from one Streptomyces sp. V3I7 window:
- a CDS encoding ABC transporter permease has translation MFRTALRNVLAHKARLLMTVLAVMLGVAFVSGTLVFTDTISDAYRTSSAKGFDRVDVAVTPKAGKAGGNALGEPAALTRTQLDASAKVPGAASAVGVVNGFTAIADRHGKLIGGGWQSQGGNYWGAKDSRYPLKDGAAPHGPHQVAIDSHTAARAGYQVGDTVRLSVDGPVLKPRISGIFTTDDGNVAAGGSLTLFDTATAQRLFGKQGTYDEIDVTAKPGTSQDALKAQLDNALPAHLVKTATGEKLSDDQAEQIASGMSGLRQGLLVFAGIALFVGTFIIANTFTMLVAQRTKELALLRAVGASRRQVTRSVLIEAFVVGTVAGVTGLAAGIGIGAGLRSLMGSFGATVPDGPLVLAPATVAAALVVGVVVTMLAAWIPGRRAARIPPVAAMSSLHAAATTKSLVLRNTIGALFSAAGAAVVVAATTMDGSDGQGPMGLGAVLLIIGVFILTPLLSRPLIAAAAPLLRVFGVSGKLARQNAVRNPRRTAATASALMIGLTLITGMTVMAGSLQTSIDKMAASAIHADYVVSMANGTMLSPDVGKKLAATDGVTASSPLRNAPARIGRKTEYLTGVTGPAIGRLTDLSVADGSFEVGGARIVVDEHTAKKHHWKAGSTFTVHYRDGRSQRLTVAGLYESIAMIRGILIDNTTLSPHQTASADMRVLVRTAGGATGANKDRLEKALGSNPAIQVQDRKDLSNSIARMFTLILNMVYGLLAMAVLVAVLGVINTLAMSVFERAQEIGMLRAIGLDRRSVKRMVRLESLVISLFGGVLGIGLGVFFGWAAGELLGTKMPTYELVLPWGRIALFLLLAGVVGVLAAL, from the coding sequence ATGTTCCGCACCGCCTTGCGCAACGTGCTCGCGCACAAGGCCCGGCTCCTGATGACCGTGCTCGCCGTGATGCTCGGCGTCGCGTTCGTGTCAGGGACCCTGGTCTTCACCGACACCATCTCCGACGCCTACCGCACCAGCTCCGCCAAGGGCTTCGACCGCGTCGACGTCGCCGTGACGCCGAAGGCGGGGAAGGCCGGGGGCAACGCCCTCGGCGAGCCCGCCGCGCTCACCCGCACCCAGCTCGACGCGAGCGCGAAGGTGCCCGGCGCCGCCTCCGCCGTCGGCGTCGTGAACGGCTTCACCGCGATCGCCGACCGGCACGGCAAGCTGATCGGCGGCGGCTGGCAGTCCCAGGGCGGCAACTACTGGGGCGCCAAGGACTCCCGGTACCCGCTGAAGGACGGCGCCGCCCCGCACGGCCCGCACCAGGTCGCCATCGACTCCCACACCGCCGCGCGCGCCGGCTACCAGGTCGGCGACACCGTGCGCCTGTCCGTCGACGGCCCGGTCCTGAAGCCGAGGATCAGCGGCATCTTCACCACGGACGACGGCAACGTCGCCGCGGGCGGCAGCCTCACCCTGTTCGACACCGCGACCGCGCAGCGGCTCTTCGGCAAGCAGGGCACGTACGACGAGATCGATGTCACGGCGAAGCCCGGCACCAGCCAGGACGCCCTGAAGGCGCAGCTCGACAACGCGCTGCCCGCCCATCTCGTGAAGACCGCCACCGGCGAGAAGCTCTCCGACGACCAGGCCGAGCAGATCGCCTCCGGCATGAGCGGGCTGCGTCAGGGCCTGCTGGTCTTCGCGGGCATCGCCCTGTTCGTCGGCACGTTCATCATCGCCAACACCTTCACCATGCTGGTCGCCCAGCGCACCAAGGAGCTGGCCCTGCTGCGCGCGGTCGGCGCCTCCCGCCGCCAGGTCACCCGCTCGGTGCTGATCGAGGCGTTCGTGGTCGGCACGGTCGCCGGTGTCACCGGTCTCGCCGCCGGCATCGGCATCGGCGCCGGACTGCGTTCGCTGATGGGCTCGTTCGGCGCGACGGTGCCCGACGGGCCGCTGGTCCTCGCGCCCGCCACGGTGGCCGCCGCGCTCGTGGTCGGCGTCGTCGTCACCATGCTGGCCGCGTGGATCCCGGGCCGCCGGGCCGCGAGGATCCCGCCGGTCGCCGCGATGAGCAGCCTGCACGCGGCGGCCACCACCAAGTCGCTGGTGCTGCGCAACACGATCGGCGCGCTGTTCTCGGCCGCGGGCGCGGCCGTGGTCGTGGCGGCCACGACGATGGACGGCTCCGACGGCCAGGGCCCGATGGGACTCGGCGCGGTCCTGCTCATCATCGGCGTGTTCATCCTGACCCCGCTGCTGTCCCGCCCGCTGATCGCGGCCGCCGCCCCGCTGCTGCGCGTCTTCGGCGTCTCGGGCAAGCTGGCCCGCCAGAACGCGGTCCGCAACCCGCGCCGTACGGCCGCCACCGCCTCCGCGCTGATGATCGGCCTCACCCTGATCACCGGCATGACGGTGATGGCGGGCAGCCTCCAGACGTCGATCGACAAGATGGCCGCCTCGGCGATCCACGCCGACTACGTGGTGTCGATGGCCAACGGCACCATGCTCTCCCCCGACGTCGGCAAGAAGCTCGCCGCGACCGACGGGGTCACCGCCAGCAGCCCGCTGCGCAACGCCCCCGCCCGCATCGGCCGGAAGACCGAGTACCTGACCGGCGTCACCGGCCCGGCGATCGGCAGGCTGACCGACCTGAGCGTCGCCGACGGCTCCTTCGAGGTCGGCGGCGCCCGGATCGTCGTCGACGAGCACACCGCCAAGAAGCACCACTGGAAGGCCGGTTCCACCTTCACCGTCCACTACCGGGACGGCAGGTCGCAGCGGCTGACGGTCGCCGGGCTCTACGAGAGCATCGCCATGATCAGGGGCATCCTGATCGACAACACGACCCTGAGCCCGCACCAGACGGCCTCCGCCGACATGCGGGTCCTGGTCAGGACGGCGGGCGGCGCGACCGGCGCGAACAAGGACCGGCTGGAGAAGGCCCTCGGCTCCAACCCGGCGATCCAGGTCCAGGACAGGAAGGACCTGTCCAACTCCATCGCGCGGATGTTCACCCTGATCCTGAACATGGTCTACGGACTGCTCGCCATGGCGGTGCTCGTGGCCGTCCTCGGTGTCATCAACACCCTGGCCATGTCGGTGTTCGAGCGCGCGCAGGAGATCGGCATGCTCCGCGCGATCGGCCTGGACCGCCGGTCCGTCAAGCGGATGGTGCGCCTGGAGTCCCTGGTCATCTCGCTCTTCGGCGGCGTCCTGGGCATCGGCCTGGGGGTGTTCTTCGGCTGGGCGGCCGGTGAGCTGCTGGGCACGAAGATGCCGACGTACGAGCTGGTCCTGCCCTGGGGCCGGATCGCGCTCTTCCTGCTGCTGGCCGGGGTGGTCGGCGTGCTGGCAGCGCTGTGA
- a CDS encoding cyclopropane-fatty-acyl-phospholipid synthase family protein, whose product MADAAWRLTSLAEQLLGVPLPVRVRAWDGSEAGPPGAPTLVLRNRRALRRVLFKPGELGLARAWVAGDLTIEGDLYEALGLMSGLVWEREDGGRTPLQALRDPEARAAVRQLLKLAGPPIPPAPPREEVRRSRHLHTRHSDRRAISHHYDVGNDFYALVLGPSMVYSCAYWQVGGSLESAQRDKLELVCRKLGLTPGQRLLDVGCGWGSMAIHAAREHGVHVVGVTLSQEQAAYARKRVADEGLTDRVEIRVQDYRDVTDGPYDAISSIGMAEHVGAERYLEYAHDLYALLKPGGRLLNHQIARRPQGDEEEYHVDRFIDSYVFPDGELAPLGTTVTQLERAGFEVRDVESIREHYALTLRRWVARLEADWDRAARLAGAGRARVWQLYMAACALAFERNRIGVNQVLAVRTPESGDSGLALRSRTWN is encoded by the coding sequence ATGGCCGACGCCGCGTGGCGGCTGACGAGTCTTGCCGAGCAGTTGCTGGGAGTGCCGCTCCCGGTGCGTGTCCGCGCCTGGGACGGTTCGGAGGCCGGGCCACCCGGCGCACCGACCCTGGTCCTGCGCAACCGGCGCGCCCTGCGCCGAGTGCTGTTCAAGCCCGGCGAACTGGGCCTCGCCCGCGCCTGGGTCGCCGGTGACCTGACGATCGAGGGCGACCTGTACGAGGCGCTCGGCCTGATGTCCGGGCTGGTGTGGGAGCGCGAGGACGGCGGCCGCACCCCCCTCCAGGCGCTGCGCGACCCCGAGGCGCGCGCCGCCGTGCGCCAGCTGCTCAAGCTGGCCGGACCCCCGATCCCGCCCGCGCCGCCGCGCGAGGAGGTCCGCCGCAGCCGCCATCTGCACACCCGGCACAGCGACCGGCGCGCCATCAGCCACCACTACGACGTCGGCAACGACTTCTACGCACTCGTCCTCGGCCCGTCCATGGTGTACTCCTGCGCCTACTGGCAGGTCGGCGGGAGCCTGGAGTCGGCCCAGCGCGACAAGCTCGAACTCGTCTGCCGCAAACTGGGGCTGACGCCTGGTCAGCGGCTGCTCGACGTGGGCTGCGGCTGGGGTTCGATGGCCATCCACGCGGCCCGCGAGCACGGCGTGCACGTCGTCGGTGTCACCCTCTCCCAGGAGCAGGCGGCGTACGCCCGTAAGCGCGTCGCCGACGAGGGGCTGACCGACCGCGTCGAGATCCGCGTCCAGGACTACCGGGACGTGACCGACGGCCCCTACGACGCGATCTCCTCCATCGGCATGGCCGAACACGTCGGCGCCGAACGGTACCTGGAGTACGCGCACGACCTGTACGCCCTGCTGAAGCCCGGCGGACGGCTCCTGAACCACCAGATCGCCCGCCGCCCGCAGGGCGACGAAGAGGAGTACCACGTCGACCGGTTCATCGACTCCTACGTCTTCCCCGACGGCGAGCTGGCCCCGCTCGGCACCACCGTGACCCAGTTGGAGCGTGCCGGTTTCGAGGTCCGCGACGTGGAGTCGATCCGCGAGCACTACGCCCTCACCCTGCGCCGCTGGGTCGCCCGTCTGGAGGCCGACTGGGACCGCGCGGCACGGCTCGCCGGTGCGGGCCGCGCCCGGGTGTGGCAGCTGTACATGGCGGCCTGCGCGCTCGCCTTCGAGCGCAACCGCATCGGCGTCAACCAGGTGCTGGCGGTGCGTACGCCCGAGTCCGGTGACTCCGGGCTCGCGCTGCGGTCGCGCACCTGGAACTGA
- a CDS encoding NAD(P)/FAD-dependent oxidoreductase codes for MSTTERPRILVVGGGYVGLYAARRILKKMRYAEATVTVVDPRSYMTYQPFLPEAAAGNISPRHVVVPLRRVLPKAEVLTGRVTTIDQDRKVATIAPLVGEAYELPFDYLVVALGAVSRTFPIPGLAEQGIGMKGIEESIGLRNHMLEQLDKADSTTDEEIRRKALTFVFIGGGFAGAETIGEVEDMARDAAKYYKNVSRDDMRFILVDAADKILPEVGPKLGQYGKEHLESRGVEIYLSTSMDSCVDGHVVLKNGLEVDSDTIVWTAGVKPNPALARFGLPLGPRGHVDCEPTLQVAGTDYIWAAGDNAQVPDMVGRRAGNPNAWCPPNAQHALRQAKVLGDNVIAGMRGFPQKEYAHANKGAVAGLGLHKGVAMIVLGKTKIKVKGRLAWYMHRGYHGLAMPTWNRKIRIFADWTLGMFLKREVVSLGAMEKPREEFYEAAKPAPVPAAAGADKSEAKAEAKTDAKVKAS; via the coding sequence ATGAGCACCACGGAGCGTCCCAGGATCCTCGTAGTAGGCGGTGGGTACGTAGGCCTGTACGCGGCTCGGCGCATCCTCAAGAAGATGCGCTACGCCGAGGCGACCGTCACGGTCGTCGACCCGCGGTCGTACATGACCTACCAGCCCTTCCTCCCCGAAGCCGCCGCCGGCAACATCTCCCCTCGCCATGTCGTCGTCCCGCTGCGACGCGTGCTGCCGAAGGCGGAGGTCCTCACCGGCCGGGTCACGACCATCGACCAGGACCGCAAGGTCGCCACCATCGCCCCGCTGGTGGGCGAGGCGTACGAGCTGCCCTTCGACTACCTGGTCGTCGCGCTGGGCGCCGTCTCCCGTACCTTCCCGATCCCCGGTCTCGCCGAGCAGGGCATCGGCATGAAGGGCATCGAGGAGTCCATCGGCCTGCGCAACCACATGCTCGAGCAGCTCGACAAGGCCGACTCCACGACCGACGAGGAGATCCGCCGCAAGGCGCTCACGTTCGTCTTCATCGGCGGTGGCTTCGCGGGTGCGGAGACCATCGGCGAGGTCGAGGACATGGCCCGGGACGCGGCCAAGTACTACAAGAACGTCTCGCGCGACGACATGCGCTTCATCCTCGTCGACGCCGCGGACAAGATCCTTCCCGAGGTCGGCCCCAAGCTCGGCCAGTACGGCAAGGAGCACCTGGAGAGCCGCGGTGTGGAGATCTACCTCTCCACCTCGATGGACTCCTGCGTCGACGGCCACGTGGTGCTGAAGAACGGCCTCGAGGTCGACTCCGACACGATCGTGTGGACGGCGGGCGTCAAGCCCAACCCGGCGCTGGCCCGCTTCGGTCTGCCGCTCGGCCCGCGCGGTCACGTCGACTGCGAGCCGACCCTCCAGGTCGCGGGCACCGACTACATCTGGGCCGCGGGCGACAACGCCCAGGTGCCCGACATGGTCGGCCGCCGCGCGGGCAACCCCAACGCCTGGTGCCCGCCGAACGCCCAGCACGCGCTGCGTCAGGCCAAGGTGCTCGGCGACAACGTCATCGCCGGCATGCGCGGCTTCCCGCAGAAGGAGTACGCGCACGCCAACAAGGGCGCGGTGGCCGGTCTCGGCCTCCACAAGGGCGTCGCGATGATCGTCCTGGGCAAGACGAAGATCAAGGTCAAGGGCCGTCTCGCCTGGTACATGCACCGTGGCTACCACGGTCTGGCCATGCCGACCTGGAACCGCAAGATCCGCATCTTCGCCGACTGGACGCTCGGCATGTTCCTCAAGCGCGAGGTCGTGTCGCTCGGCGCCATGGAGAAGCCGCGCGAGGAGTTCTACGAGGCGGCCAAGCCCGCGCCGGTCCCGGCCGCCGCCGGTGCCGACAAGAGCGAGGCGAAGGCCGAGGCGAAGACCGACGCCAAGGTCAAGGCCTCCTGA
- a CDS encoding Ppx/GppA phosphatase family protein — MTRVAAIDCGTNSIRLLVADVQPETGELIELDRRMTIVRLGQGVDRTGRLAPEALERTFAACREYAEVIKELGAERLRFVATSASRDAENRDDFVRGVLDILGVEPEVISGDQEAEFSFTGATRELTGRADLTRPYLVVDIGGGSTEFVVGDDHVRAARSVDVGCVRMTERHLVHEGAVTDPPTEEQIAAIRADVEAALDLAEETVPLREAHTLVGLAGSVTTVSAIAQELPEYDSARIHHSRLSRERVREITEWLLHSTHAERAAVPSMHAGRVDVIGAGALVLLAIMERIGAEEVVVSEHDILDGIAWSVA, encoded by the coding sequence GTGACCCGTGTCGCCGCCATCGACTGCGGTACGAACTCGATCCGGCTGCTCGTCGCCGACGTGCAGCCGGAGACCGGTGAACTGATCGAGCTGGACCGGCGCATGACCATCGTGCGGCTCGGCCAGGGCGTCGACCGCACCGGACGGCTCGCCCCCGAGGCGCTGGAGCGCACCTTCGCCGCCTGCCGCGAGTACGCCGAGGTCATCAAGGAGCTCGGTGCCGAGCGGCTGCGCTTCGTGGCCACCTCCGCCTCCCGGGACGCCGAGAACCGCGACGACTTCGTCCGCGGTGTCCTCGACATCCTCGGGGTCGAGCCCGAGGTGATCTCCGGCGACCAGGAGGCCGAGTTCTCCTTCACCGGCGCCACCCGCGAGCTGACCGGCCGCGCGGACCTGACCAGGCCGTACCTGGTCGTGGACATCGGCGGCGGTTCGACCGAGTTCGTCGTCGGCGACGACCACGTCCGCGCCGCCCGCTCCGTCGACGTCGGCTGCGTGCGGATGACCGAGCGGCACCTGGTGCACGAGGGCGCGGTCACCGACCCGCCCACCGAGGAGCAGATCGCGGCCATACGGGCCGACGTCGAGGCCGCCCTCGACCTCGCCGAGGAGACCGTGCCGCTGCGCGAGGCGCACACGCTGGTGGGGCTGGCCGGCTCGGTCACCACGGTGTCGGCGATCGCCCAGGAGCTGCCCGAGTACGACTCCGCCCGCATCCACCACTCCCGCCTCTCCCGCGAGCGCGTCCGCGAGATCACCGAGTGGCTGCTGCACTCCACGCACGCCGAGCGGGCCGCGGTGCCCTCGATGCACGCCGGCCGCGTCGACGTGATCGGCGCCGGTGCCCTCGTCCTGCTCGCGATCATGGAGCGGATCGGCGCCGAGGAGGTCGTCGTCAGCGAGCACGACATCCTCGACGGGATCGCCTGGTCGGTGGCCTGA
- a CDS encoding DUF501 domain-containing protein, whose translation METPPPPTPRTEPTDADVEAFKQQLGRPPRGLRAIAHRCPCGQPDVVETAPRLPDGTPFPTLYYLTCPKANSAIGTLEAGGVMKEMTERLGTDPELAAAYRAAHEDYIRRRDEIEELKNFPSAGGMPDRVKCLHVLVAHSLAAGPGVNPLGDEALAMLPEWWRKGACVTLASDDACTAQAEEEAQ comes from the coding sequence ATGGAAACGCCTCCGCCGCCCACTCCGCGCACCGAGCCCACCGACGCGGACGTCGAGGCCTTCAAGCAGCAGCTGGGACGTCCCCCGCGCGGGCTGCGGGCCATCGCGCACCGGTGTCCGTGCGGACAGCCGGACGTCGTGGAGACGGCCCCGCGGCTGCCCGACGGCACGCCCTTCCCGACGCTCTACTACCTGACGTGCCCGAAGGCCAACTCGGCCATCGGCACGCTGGAGGCCGGCGGCGTCATGAAGGAGATGACGGAGCGTCTGGGGACCGACCCCGAGCTGGCCGCCGCGTACCGCGCCGCGCACGAGGACTACATCCGGCGCCGCGACGAGATCGAAGAGCTCAAGAACTTCCCGAGCGCGGGCGGCATGCCGGACCGTGTGAAGTGCCTGCACGTACTGGTCGCCCACTCGCTGGCCGCCGGACCGGGCGTGAACCCGCTCGGCGACGAGGCCCTCGCGATGCTGCCGGAGTGGTGGCGCAAGGGCGCCTGCGTGACGCTCGCGTCGGACGACGCCTGCACCGCCCAGGCCGAGGAGGAGGCCCAGTGA
- a CDS encoding septum formation initiator family protein, whose translation MAVKDRDRFSTATRLRLLGEQTAARVYRSQTKRQARRSRLTGRAALLALVLCSLIVALAYPMRQYVSQRAEIADLKRQREQARERVEQLRDLKARWQDDAYAEQQIRQRLHYVRPGETGYVVIDPGAAQRARTDETAADRPWYANIWDGVDKSDASDR comes from the coding sequence ATGGCTGTGAAGGACCGGGACCGGTTCTCCACCGCGACCAGGCTGCGGCTGCTCGGCGAGCAGACGGCGGCCCGTGTCTACCGCTCCCAGACCAAGCGCCAGGCCCGCCGCTCCCGGCTCACCGGCCGCGCGGCGCTGCTCGCGCTCGTCCTGTGCTCGCTGATCGTCGCGCTCGCCTATCCGATGCGTCAGTACGTCTCCCAGCGCGCCGAGATCGCCGACCTCAAGCGCCAGCGCGAGCAGGCCAGGGAGCGCGTCGAGCAGCTGCGCGACCTGAAGGCGCGCTGGCAGGACGACGCGTACGCCGAGCAGCAGATCCGCCAGCGGCTGCACTACGTGCGCCCCGGCGAGACCGGATACGTCGTGATCGACCCGGGCGCCGCCCAGCGGGCGCGCACCGACGAGACGGCGGCCGACCGCCCCTGGTACGCGAACATCTGGGACGGGGTCGACAAGTCCGACGCCTCGGACCGGTGA